Proteins encoded within one genomic window of Panicum virgatum strain AP13 chromosome 1N, P.virgatum_v5, whole genome shotgun sequence:
- the LOC120656130 gene encoding homeobox-leucine zipper protein HOX7-like gives MELELSLGDSPAPVKCTSTPVLTPTQAGKEYHELLLELGVGTARRTGQDNQRTPTQPGEDAQDQEDDGEACFRIESPVELSLGCRLLPASAETGSANSEECRRGFVVNTVVVDGESVQGRSLSTSSLPMEVPVRQAADLEGAEDEENSGVGGGVRKKLRLSKEQSAFLEDSFKEHSTLTPKQKSDLAKKLNLRPRQVEVWFQNRRARTKLKQTEVDCEYLKRCCETLAQENRRLHREVAELRALRTAPYPFYGHLPAAGFSTARMCPSCDAKVITAHHPSITPTSPAVAPPSPVSTSFARPHFGPFTVVHPVLRRQRPREVQAESSCA, from the exons ATGGAGCTTGAGCTTAGTCTAGGGGACTCTCCAGCTCCGGTTAAGTGCACTTCCACACCTGTGCTGACACCTACACAAGCAGGCAAAGAATACCATGAGCTTCTGCTGGAGCTAGGCGTAGGAACTGCCAGAAGAACTGGACAAGACAATCAGAGGACACCCACGCAACCAGGAGAAGATGCGCAGGATCAGGAAGATGACGGTGAAGCATGTTTTCGCATAGAATCACCTGTCGAGCTAAGCCTCGGCTGCCGGCTGCTGCCTGCCTCAGCAGAAACAG GAAGTGCGAATTCAGAGGAGTGCAGACGAGGATTTGTGGTGAACACTGTTGTTGTGGATGGAGAATCGGTACAAGGAAGATCATTGTCGACTTCGTCCTTGCCAATGGAGGTTCCTGTTCGGCAGGCAGCTGATCTGGAAGGTGCAGAGGATGAGGAGAATAGTGGGGTCGGCGGGGGAGTGAGGAAGAAGCTAAGGCTGTCCAAGGAACAGTCTGCGTTCCTAGAGGATAGCTTCAAAGAGCACAGCACACTGACCCCA AAGCAGAAGAGTGATCTAGCGAAGAAGCTGAATCTTCGGCCACGCCAAGTGGAGGTCTGGTTTCAGAACAGAAGAGCTAG GACAAAGCTAAAGCAAACCGAGGTGGACTGCGAGTATCTGAAGCGTTGCTGCGAGACGCTAGCGCAGGAGAACCGGAGGCTCCATAGGGAGGTGGCGGAGCTGCGTGCCCTGCGGACCGCCCCGTACCCCTTCTACGGCCATCTACCTGCTGCAGGGTTCAGCACTGCCCGCATGTGCCCCTCGTGCGATGCCAAGGTCATCACAGCTCACCATCCCTCTATCACCCCAACATCACCGGCGGTGGCACCGCCGTCGCCTGTGTCCACCTCGTTCGCTAGGCCTCACTTTGGGCCCTTCACCGTCGTCCACCCCGTGCTCCGCCGCCAGCGACCTCGTGAGGTGCAGGCCGAAAGCTCATGTGCATAA